One genomic window of Papaver somniferum cultivar HN1 unplaced genomic scaffold, ASM357369v1 unplaced-scaffold_150, whole genome shotgun sequence includes the following:
- the LOC113336133 gene encoding tobamovirus multiplication protein 1-like has protein sequence MVTSLKMLLKDEYTGSYFREGVGGFGGLLLWRWKNEMEEKENREMEDAVFYSLCVSYALISIIALVQLFRIQMRVPEFGWTTQKVFHLMNFIVNGLRAVLFGFYHRVFLVKPKVLEMALLDLPSLLFFSTYTLLVLFWAEIYHQARSLPIDKLRPAYLTINGIVYLIQICIWFAVKLSRSPVSIEIAKLFLSAISFFAALGFLLYGGRLFYLLRRFPIESKGRRNKLNEVGFVTGICCTCFLIRCIVVMVTAFDKDVSLDVLNHPMLNLFYYLLVEIIPSALVLFILRKLPPKRVSDQYHPIS, from the exons atGGTGACATCACTGAAAATGTTGTTGAAGGATGAATACACTGGTAGTTATTTCAGAGAAGGAGTTGGAGGATTTGGTGGGTTGTTGTTGTGGAGATGGAAGAATGAAATGGAGGAAAAAGAGAATAGAGAAATGGAGGATGCTGTTTTCTACTCTCTTTGTGTTTCTTATGCTCTCATTTCCATCATTGCCCTG GTGCAACTTTTCCGCATTCAAATGAGAGTACCTGAATTTGGTTGGACAACACAAAAAGTTTTCCACTTGATGAACTTTATTGTTAATGGAT TGCGCGCTGTCCTTTTCGGATTCTACCATCGCGTGTTTCTAGTGAAACCAAAa GTCCTGGAAATGGCACTATTGGATCTTCCTAGTCTTCTTTTTTTCTCGACGTACACACTGCTGGTTTTATTTTGGGCAGAGATATACCATCAG GCGAGGAGCCTTCCTATAGATAAATTGAGGCCTGCTTACTTGACAATCAATGGAATTGTATACTTGATACAG ATATGCATTTGGTTTGCTGTCAAACTATCTCGAAGTCCTGTCTCCATAGAAATTGCCAAGCTATTTTTATCAG CTATTTCATTCTTTGCTGCTCTGGGATTCTTGTTATATGGCGGGAG GCTATTTTACTTGTTGAGGCGCTTCCCAATTGAATCGAAAGGTCGTCGGAACAAATTGAATGAG GTTGGCTTTGTCACTGGGATATGTTGCACTTGTTTCTTGATAAGGTGCATTGTG GTAATGGTTACTGCATTCGACAAGGATGTCAGCCTTGATGTTCTCAACCATCCTATGCTAAACTTGTTCTATTACTTG CTGGTAGAGATTATTCCATCTGCACTGGTGCTTTTCATTCTCCGCAAGTTACCTCCTAAGCGCGTCTCTGATCAGTATCATCCCATTAGTTAA